Genomic window (Penaeus vannamei isolate JL-2024 chromosome 7, ASM4276789v1, whole genome shotgun sequence):
GATATATTGTGAAGCTTTTTAATATGTAAAACTGTTAAATAGCAATCATTATAGACATTCATGAAAATGAGAATGTTTGGCTGATATTTTTCTAATTATGGAATATACTTAGAAATGACATGTaaaagatattaatgattattacagGGAAGTTGTACGAACAGAAGAGTTTCGTAACCTGAGTGAGGAACGTTTAAAAGACCTCTTGTCACAAGATGGCCTTGCTGTTAAATCAGAATTAGATATTCTCACAGCTCTAGTGGTATGGCTTAATACCAACCAGCTGAAATCACCTGATGTGGAGTAAGTCCTTTGTTATATCAGAAATATGTATGATGTAAACCACTGAAGATAAAACTAGTGCTGAGTATATATAGAAATGGTATTTTGGTGCAGTTGTATTACAATTAGGAAATGTACATTTCTAGATCCCTAGTGACTTGCTGCTTGCGAGAATCTGCAGACTTAAAGTATGATCCAAAGTTTCAAAGGGCTTTACAAGATCTGAGGGCTGCCACACCACCATGGGACTCCCCAGGAGCTATGATGGTTCTTGATGCACTGAAGAAGACCAGGAGAATTAGATCCATCAGGGAAAGAGGCACCAAAACGGTCCTTGCATGCGGGGATGATGAAGGTGGTATATATTTGGTGGATATCCTGAGTTCAGGCAAATATTCTGGATCTCATGTTAAGCTACCACCTATGTGTATCCCAAGGATTAAGCCTACACTTGTGGTAGAAGGTAAATAAAACTTCTGTTTGTTTACTCTTAGtgaataatcattgttatattatttcatatatgataTTCCATGTATTAATGCTGTGGAGAATTGGAAAGGTGGATTAACCTATGGATGCTGGGAACTTGCATTGACTGTTAAgcttttgttttatatgtattgtTTTACAAATGAATGGCTCCACAAGTGAATAGTTACTAAGGAGTCAGTCATTAGTCAGATCTGCCCATTTCTTGACCCtgttcctttaatttttttttgaagttcttatttctattagtctaatgttattttcattatattattattacttttattatctgttattattattattattatcattactgttattaatgtaatAGTACAGGTGTGTATCCAAGGGGGTGCACACCACCTATTTTTGTGGCAGTTTTTTTAACAAGCTTTTGAAAGAAACAGCTATACCTATGCACATATCTAATGAATTTGTGTGCACCCCTTACCAAAAATCTTGGATTTGCccctgtagtagtagtatttagtgTTGTTAGGGTGGGTTACAATTTTCAGCATTTTCACAAACTTACAAACCGTGCACTGGTAATGAGGGAGTTAGGGACTGATGTAcgcttttcaaaataaaaaagtatgatttttttttttttttttttttttctatgatacaCGCTGTATAATTCAGCTGGTGTTATTCTTGTGCATGCAAAAGGTGCCCCTATGTCAAATGATTCACAAACCAGAGGATTGTACCTATTACATGAAAATGTACAATAGTCAGTTATAATCATTGAACATATGGGCACATTTTTTGGCCTtcctcatatatatttttttatccttcttttcagcATTTTGAGATGTTTTTTACAAAGGTGACAGGAATAATGTAATCTTCATGAACATCAACATTTTCTTGTACACTTTTTGATGGAGGGAGGCAAGCATCCAAAAAGTGTATGTTTTGTAcacatgaaaatattaaaaattattgttgttatcaatgctataattattattattattattattattattactatattaatcttattattgttgttgttgtctttgttgtcatTGGCTTAATATTAttttgataactaataataataataaaaacttttcTTCTGACAAAATAAAGAATGGTGTATATACAGTACTCGTCAAAAGTATATGGCCCCTGCTTTCCCACTTTGCATATCAGTGACTATATTGAGGAATTTATATGAAAGAGTGTGTTTAGTTAACATTTTTGTCCCAAGACTTAAGAATGCCTACCTCTAGCTTCGGTACTGAACTAACGTCCTTCCCCTGTAAATTCCTCTCGATGATGTGCCCTGGTTTCCAAGACTCAGATGTGGGCTACTGCCCAGCCAATCCTTTATAAAGTGTACCATGCAGGCCTCAAGTCAGTGGGTTTCAGGTTTTGCTTAGGCATCATCTTGTTGGAAGATACTGGCCTTGGTGAGTGCAAAAGAATCAGGCAGATTGGTGACTCAGCAGATCCGGGTTGTCATGTTGGTTAACTTTGATGTTCTTTGTAATACCTACAAGTTTCTCAAGGCCCCTGCCAGTAAAGAAACCCCACAATTAGTTAATTTCACCTCAGAAAACACAAACCTTTTTCCACCATGAATATGAAGCTGTGAGAGGTAGGGACTGCATACTTTTGACGTGTACTGTATAGGAAAGGCAGATGGGTctggtaattgactccttggtaacTAAGAGCTTGTGGGACCATATTATACAATGCATGTGTCCCAGCACTCCAATCATCAATTGGATAATATGTGAGCTTGTTCTTCTGGGATATATTACTACCTTCCATGTGTTTTCCCAATACTCAGGTGGATACCTCTTTGCTCTTGGTGGAGGCAGCAAAAGTGGAGAAGCCAAGAGTGATGTGCAACGATATGACCCGCTCTCCAATAGCTGGACACTGATGGCTCCAATGCCATTTGCATGTTTTCTACCTATGGTTGTATCTTATGCAGGAAAGCTGTATGTAACAGGTGGATGTGACATTAACGAGGTAAACATTATGAAACATTATTCAAGTGTAGATGctctaatcatttatatatatcccaCAGAGAATTACTATATCCTTATAGAGAATTGATATAAATTCTATGGTCTTATCAATTCATTAATTTTTAGCCCCTGTGgtcaattttttattttgtatataaccATATTATTCTACTGATTTCATCACTTTCAGAGTGAACTGCAAATCACAAACTTTGAAGAATTTGATATGTATGCCAATAAGTGGAGATCACTTCCACCAATTCCAAATATGCGGCATGGAGCAGCTCTGGCAGTGAGTGATGGAAAAATATTCTTTATTGGAGGTTCTCCATGGATAGAATTACCAGATGGAAGTCCATATTACAGGGTGTTGGATGCAGTAGAGATATTCTGCATTAAAGAAGAGGTAATTCTAAAATCTGGAATTGTAAAAATATTTTTCAGTAAAACCCATAGTAGAGGTGAATCTCAGTCAAATTATATTCTGTCATTTTGAATACAATGTATTGGCTCAAGTGGCAAAATTTTAAGCCTTAGAGGAATTGAAGTTtaaatattaatgttttattaaaCAATTGTTAAGGATTCTGTCACAGTTTTTGGATTATATTTTTGGGTGCTAGAGTTGGTCACGAGTGTATTACCATCAGGTTAAATTGCTGTGTTTACATATGATTAACATGACTAGGAGGATATGTAAAAACTCCAGTCTGAAAAGTTTTGAAAAATAGGCAAAGGATATCTTAACAATTAAGAATAAGAGGCATCTTTAATCTAAAAAGTAGGTTTCTTCATTTATTAAGTGAAACTAATTTATATGTTAAGATGTGATTCCTTTCTGCAGCAGTTATCTAATTTGCACTACAGTAGTGTTGCATTGCTATCCTTTACTAAAATTCTTTTATAATTAATGTACATGTTAAGAAATTAATCATCCAACTGACACTTTATTAcctgaaaaaatgaaggaagactTTCTATGTAGGCCATCTTGGAAATATAGAGTTGCTTATACACTTAACTTTTCACAGATTTGGGTAGCTGGCCCTCagctgaaagaaaggagaaggcatGCAGCAGCAGTTAATCATAAAGGAGATATTTACGTGATTGGAGGCATAAGACCACTGGAGTGCCCCAGTGCTCAGGGTCGCACTAAAGTAACAGGCACAGAAACGCTCTTCAAAGAGTCACAGATGGGATGGACCTCCATGACTAAGCTCCATATCCCACCTGAAGCCAAATATAAAACTGTGGCTCTGGCAAATAATGAGCACATCATCATAATTGGAAAAAACGACAACTTCACATTTATGCATGATAATTGCTTTATTATGGTTGGCAGTGGCTGGGGACTAGTGCCAGGAGCTGAGAGTATACTGACATCTGGAACAAAGTATTTTTGTAGttatgctctcctctctcttccttctgctgcCATGCATGATTTATACCCAGAGGATAGTTTATAGTTTTTCATAACATCTCAACAACTCATAACCCTTATATTCTTGAGGTAACTCAGGTGTTTTTTGGACATtaagaagaaatataaacattTCCTAATAGTTACACTAATATATGTGTTTAGTGACCCCTTTTGTAATATTTCTTGAAAAAATTCTATACTGTTACAATAACAACCTGCCATGAATCAAGAATATGTTCAATTAGACTAGAACAAAGTCAGTTTAAGATTTTTAATCTTATCAAATaagattttctgtgtgtgtgtgtttgcatgtgtgcatgtgtgaatttgCACATGtgattgcttgcgtgtgtgcgtgtgcgtgtgcgtgtgtgtgtgtgtgcatgcgtgcatacgtccatgtgtgcacgtgtgtgtgcgcacgtgtatatgcatgtctgtgtgtgagtgagcgagtgagtttacaggggaggggagggagcatgtCTGCATGCATACAATATTAatgcttgcatttttttttttctttttttttttgcatgtgtgcttctgtgtatttgtctattatctattcattgtGTGAGTTTTAAGATACTCAAGTTGGCTGCTAGCTTTATGATACTcaaaatattatatgcatacattttattTCTAGAAACTTATATTATGTGGATCACCATACATTGTCCTATTTTAAGACTCATAAACTAGACCCAGTGACCCATCTACAATGACTCTTTAAGTTACCTCCCAGACTATGTAGGCTGGCTGAGGTAGGAGAAATTCTTCTCTGTAGAAGCCTGATATACAACTTTGGCCAATGAATTAAAAGAATATGCATTAATTTAAGCTGCAACCCTTTCACCAAAATATAAGGATTCTTGTTATCTTTACAGGATTAATACACCATCCATGTTACCTCAAGAATGTAGAAAGACATTTCATAAAGCTTACTGACaattgaaaagaaaatacaatgtaTATTTAATTTATTGTTAGTCCCAATCTTCTGCATTCCAGACGCTGAAACCACTGTAGAGCTATGTGAAGATATTCACATAACACTTGTAACTGTATTTTATCTGCCTGTAACACTTTTGATACTGTCAGTACAAAAGGTACAAGATTCAAAGCAGAAAGTTCCTGAAGATTG
Coding sequences:
- the LOC113821706 gene encoding gigaxonin isoform X2; amino-acid sequence: MAVSKVLYEFEEDAQQGLHRTAEPMLEITCKTFEVILDFIYTGHIVLDFENIQDILQASDLLLMTELKELCVQYLMSIIEVENCLGILELAQRFSCPRLVYFTKDFICQHFKYREVVRTEEFRNLSEERLKDLLSQDGLAVKSELDILTALVVWLNTNQLKSPDVESLVTCCLRESADLKYDPKFQRALQDLRAATPPWDSPGAMMVLDALKKTRRIRSIRERGTKTVLACGDDEGGIYLVDILSSGKYSGSHVKLPPMCIPRIKPTLVVEGGYLFALGGGSKSGEAKSDVQRYDPLSNSWTLMAPMPFACFLPMVVSYAGKLYVTGGCDINESELQITNFEEFDMYANKWRSLPPIPNMRHGAALAVSDGKIFFIGGSPWIELPDGSPYYRVLDAVEIFCIKEEIWVAGPQLKERRRHAAAVNHKGDIYVIGGIRPLECPSAQGRTKVTGTETLFKESQMGWTSMTKLHIPPEAKYKTVALANNEHIIIIGKNDNFTFMHDNCFIMVGSGWGLVPGAESILTSGTKYFCSYALLSLPSAAMHDLYPEDSL
- the LOC113821706 gene encoding gigaxonin isoform X1 yields the protein MNRQEYSTGSLHASRILGGLASLRRLEVLCDGNVKLLDGSVKVSRALLAAGCPYFRVLYEFEEDAQQGLHRTAEPMLEITCKTFEVILDFIYTGHIVLDFENIQDILQASDLLLMTELKELCVQYLMSIIEVENCLGILELAQRFSCPRLVYFTKDFICQHFKYREVVRTEEFRNLSEERLKDLLSQDGLAVKSELDILTALVVWLNTNQLKSPDVESLVTCCLRESADLKYDPKFQRALQDLRAATPPWDSPGAMMVLDALKKTRRIRSIRERGTKTVLACGDDEGGIYLVDILSSGKYSGSHVKLPPMCIPRIKPTLVVEGGYLFALGGGSKSGEAKSDVQRYDPLSNSWTLMAPMPFACFLPMVVSYAGKLYVTGGCDINESELQITNFEEFDMYANKWRSLPPIPNMRHGAALAVSDGKIFFIGGSPWIELPDGSPYYRVLDAVEIFCIKEEIWVAGPQLKERRRHAAAVNHKGDIYVIGGIRPLECPSAQGRTKVTGTETLFKESQMGWTSMTKLHIPPEAKYKTVALANNEHIIIIGKNDNFTFMHDNCFIMVGSGWGLVPGAESILTSGTKYFCSYALLSLPSAAMHDLYPEDSL